The genomic segment GAGCTGGCCACCATCACTCCCAGTGCCGGCTGCTGGCGGCGGCCGGCGCGACCGAAGCGCTGCCAGGTGGCGGCCACGCTGCCGGGGTAGCCGTTGAGGATCACCACGTCCAGGCTGCCGATATCCACGCCCAGCTCCAGCGCCGAGGTGCTGACGATGCCGTCGATGTTGCCGGCGCGCATCGCACGCTCGGTCTCGCGGCGTTCGGTGGGCAGGTAGCCGCCACGGTAGGCGCGGATGCGCGGCGGCTTGCGCGGGTCGTGGTCGAAGATGTCCTTCAGGTACTTGGTCAGCACCTCGACCATCAGCCGCGTCTGCGCGAACACCAGGGTCTTCAGCCCGGACTTGATCGCAATGCGTGCGATGCGGTTGCTCTGCGAGCGTGCCGAGGCGCGCAGGCCCAGGTCCGGATTGATCACCGGCGGGTTCCACAGCAGTACCTGCTTGGGCCCGCTGGGCGCGCCGGACTCGGTAATGGCGGTGACCGGCGCCTCGATGAGGGCCTCGGCATGCGCCTGCGGATTGCCGATGGTGGCCGAGCACAGGATGAACTGCGGTTGCACGCCGTAGAACGCGCAGATGCGCTTGAGCCGGCGCAGCACGTTGGTGACGTGGCTGCCGAACACGCCGCGGTAGGTGTGCACTTCGTCGATGACGATGTAACGCAGGTTCTCGAAGAACTGCGCCCACTTGGTGTGGTGCGGCAGGATCGCCTGGTGCAGCATGTCCGGGTTGGAGACCACGATGTCGCCGTGCAGGCGGATAGCCTGGCGCGCGTCGCCGGGGGTGTCGCCGTCGAAAGTGAAGGCCTTCACCCCCAGGTCGCCGGCGCGGTTGAGCTCCAGCAGCTCGGCCACCTGGTCCTGGGCCAGTGCCTTGGTGGGGAACAGGTACAGCGCCTTGGCCTTGTCCTGCATCGCCGCGCTGACCACCGGCAGGGTGTAGCACAGCGACTTGCCGCTGGCGGTGGGGGTGACGATGGCCACATGCTCGCCGCGCTGGCTGGCTTCCCAGGCCTCGGCCTGGTGGCTGTACAGCTGCTCGATGCCGCGTGCCTTCAGTGCCGCGGCCAGGGCGGGCGGTACCGCATCGGGAATAGGCGCGTAGCGGCCTTCGCGGCCGGGAATGGCGAAGCTGCCGGTGATGCGGTCCTGGTAGCGGCGCTGCAGGCGCGCACTGAGCAGGGCACCGTCGCGGGCGGGCAGGCCGTCGCGGGTAGCGAGCTTCTGCTCGGCATCGGCGGTGCGCTTGGCGAGTTCGTAGGCCATGGAAAGTGGAGCCGGGACGTTCTTCGAGGGGTCACATGGCACCATATTCACGTCTCAGGATGTGAGACATCGCGCGCGAAGGGCGTGAACCGTTCAGTGCCGGACGCGCCGTGAGCGTGATCGGGGGGCGATCTGCACGCCGTTGAGGCGGACAATGACCGCCCAACGGTCGGCAAGCACCACCTCCGCTTCGTTCCAGGCGGCCATGTGGTCGCGTGCAGCGGACGGAAACAGCACGGGAATGCCACCGAGCATGCCATCGTTGAACGGGTGCCTGGGGCGGTAAGCGCCCCCTATGAACGCGCCGCGCAGCAATCGAACCTGATCGTCGTGGACGATGCCCGTCATTGCGCGCAGGGGCGCCAGAGCGGCGTCCTCGTCAGCGTTCAATGTGCGTAGCACGCTGGCCCTGCGCAGCGCACGCAGCCTGCTGCACACGCGTGCCGTCCATTCGGCAATGGCCGCCACGACCATCGCCAGCAGGATTGCCACGCCAACCAGCACTGCTGCGCGCGACATCAGCAGGCGAACGGGTGCGGCGGTAGGAGGGTGGAGGGAGCTGACATGGGGGGGGCCGTAGCGGGAACAGCACAGGATGCAGGCCCCGCCCCGCGGGGGGAATGAAGTTCGTTGCAAACTTCGGCGGTGCTGGCCGCGCATCGGCCAGGCGTGACACACCCTGAATGCCTCTGCCGACGCCAACGAAATCTGAAGCCCGCATCCGTATCCTTGTTCACAGGACGCAACCAACAGGGTGGATGGCGGTGGCAGGACGTGGATCGCAGGGCGCACTGCTGGCTGGCCTGTTGCTGGTTGGGTTTGCGCGCGCGCACGCGCAGCAGGCCGTGCCGGTGCCCGATCCCGCGCCCGCTGCCCCCGCAGATGCTGCGGCGGCAACCACCGCGCCGGTGTCCACCACCCCGCCGCAGGACAACGTCACCACCCTCGGCGAAGTGCGGGCGCTCAAGCCCGAAGACGACCAGCCGCTGGACCTGTACCGCTTCAAGAACCCGGTGAAGTTCGGTGACAACCGCTTCAGCCGCGACTGGAGCGAGCCGCCGTCGCCCGAACAGGTCAGCATGAGCGGCGGCTACATCATGATGGGCGTGGTCAAGGGCGTGATGGCGGCCGCCAAGGGTGTGAACAAGCTCACGGGTGGACCCTCGCAGATCCAGGCCGCCGTGGCGCGGCCACCGCCGGAACTCAGTGCGGAGCAGCAGCGGCGCGCGCTGCGGTTCTCCCAGCAGCAGGATGCCGGCGGCGACACGCCTCCGGTGAAGTAGCGACGGTATATCCTTCGGCCTTCTCCATGGGGGCGTTGCCATGTTGCTGCGTTCGTTCGTCCTGCTGGCGGCCGTGCTGCCGATCCCTGCCTTCGCTGCCGGCATCGCCGGCGACGGCGCGTGCCGCAACGGTGCATTCCCCTCCGAACAGAGCCAGTTCGCACTGGCGCGGGTGGTGGGCACGCAACGCCTGTACCTGCTCGGTGACATGGACGGCTGCCCGGCCAAGGGCGAGCCGGCCTGCCGGCAGCGCAGCTACGTAGTGAACGGCGATGTCGTGGTGACCGGGCGCGACCTCGGCCGCTACCGCTGCGCGTACTTCCCGAACAGAGTGGGCGGCAGTGCGGGCTGGGTGGAGCGCAGCACGCTGCAGCCGCTGCCGGTGGCGACCCCCTCGCTGCAGGACTGGGTGGGTCACTGGAAGGATGGCGACAATGGCCTGCGCATTTCGGTGCAGGGTGGGCAGCTGCAGGTGGAAGGCGATGCCTACTGGCCCTCGGCCAACCCCACGCCGGAACAGCGCCCGTATGGGCCGAACCTGGGCCAGGTGGAAGCGCGCGCGATCCCTCGCGGTGCGGATGTGGAATTTGCCGAGGACACCTGCAGGGTGCACGTGCATTCACTGGGGGACGTACTGATCGTGTCCGACAACAGCGAGTGCGGTGGCATGAACGTGCGTTTCAATGGCGTGTACCGGCGCGCCGGCAAGCGTTGAAAGAGGGATGAAGGGTGGGACCAGTAGATCCACGCCATGCGTGGATGCTGTCTGCGATCCCATCGCTGGATTCAGCGCCGCCGTTCCAGCCACCACAGCAGCGAGGCGCACAGCACGAACGCCAGCCACCACGGCCAGCGCGATCCTGGCACGGGTTGCATCACTGATGCGTTCGCCGGCGTGCTGGAGACCAACGCCTGAGTAGTCGCATCGATCATTACCTGACGATGCAGCGCGGTCGCGGCCCTTGGGTCGAACACATAGCGCCAGACGATGCTGTCGCCATGCTGCAGGCGCTGCCAGCCTGCGTCACGTGGCCACCAGCCGGCGCAGCGCAGGGTCGAGGTCGCGCCATCGACGACCAGCGGTACTCCGTCGCCACCTTCGTTGAAGACCTGCAGCGGCGCCTGCACGCCGCACAGCGTCTGCCGTTCGCCTGCCCAGCTGATCGGCTGCGGTGACCAGAGCGCATCAGCGCTGCCCTGTGCACGCGCCAGCGTGGCCACCACGCTGCTCCACAGTTCGCCGTGGCGGTCGTCGCGCCCGGCGAGCACCCAGCGCCAGCTGTCGGTCATCGGCAGCAGGCCGATGCGGCCCTTGCCAGCCGCGCGCCAGCCGCCGATGGCGGTGCCAGCACGATCCTGCAGAAGCGCGCTGCTGCCCGGCACCTGCAGCGCCAGGACTTCCAGCGCGGGTAGGGAGGCACTGTGCGAACGGCGGTCGGCCTCCTCACCGTAGCCGGTCGGCAACGTGCCGGCGGCGAGCGGGCCGCGTCGTGCGGCGAGGATCGTGCTTTCGCCATCGCCGGGAAGTTCAAGGAGGCGGCTGCTGCCATCGCCCTGCACCGGCAGGCCCAGATCGTGCAGTCGCTGGCGCGCGCTGGCCGAAGGCGCGCCTGCACTGCGCACCAGCACGCCGAGTCCCTCGCGCAGCGCCTGGCGCACGGTGGCCAGCTGGCCTGCACTCAACGCTGCCAGGCTGCGTTCGTCCAGCAGCAGCAGGTCGCTGCGTGCCAGTGTTGCAGCATCGAGCGAAACCGCGCCATCACCCACGCTGAGCCCGGCGCCGGTATCGGCCTGCACCTGCACGCGGATGCCGGCATCGGCGGCCCAGCGGCGCAGGTACTTCAACTCCGGGCCCGGCGCACTGGCACGCACCAGCAGCCGTATGGGGGCGGCCGGCAGGGTCTGCTGCGGCACCGGCGCGCTGTCCACCACATGGCCTTCGGCATCGAGCAGGCGCAGCTGGAACACGCTGCGGCCTTCGGCGCGGGCGATGCCGCTGAGCTTCACGCGCCCGTCCTCGGCAACGTCCGTGCGATCAACCACGCTGTCGGCGGGGTCGAGCAGCTCTGCCTTTGCTTTGGCCACGCCACGCGCCTGTGCCTGGACGTCAAAACGAGCACCGGGAGCGACATCGGCCGGTGGTTGCAGCGCGATCCAGCCGCGCGGCTCCGGTGCCGCCTGCCAACGTACATCCGGCGGCAACAACGCATCGCGATCACGTGCGGCCAGACCTGCACCGACCAGTGTCAGTGTGGACGCCGGATGCTGGCGCAGCGCGGTGGCCAGGTCGGGAACGCGCTGTGCGCCGGCCACGTCGGCAGCTTCGGGCAAAAGCAACAGCGGGCCTTCGCTGGCCGGGAGCGCGCCGGCCTTGCCGGCATCGGTTCCGAGCACGACCAGCCCGCCTGCGGGTTGCTGGCGGGTGGGCGGCACCAGGCAGAAATACAGCAGCGCGGCGACGAAGATCTGCAGTGCGATCACGATCCACCGGCGGCCAGGGTGCGCGGTGTTTCCACGCAGCTGGCGCACGCTGGCGATGACCACGATCAGGGCGAGTGCCAGTGCAATCCACAGGTTCACAGCGGAGGCATTCATGGCTGAGCCTCCAGCGCGTCCAGATAGCGCTGGCCCATTGCATCGGCCGCGCTGCGCCGCATCGCCTGCGGCAGCGGTCGCTGCAGCGCACGCCACAACTGCGCACGCAGGCGCTGGCGGCAGTCGCGGCAGCCGGGTTCGATGCGCAGCTGCTCGATGGCGGCGGCCAGGTCCAGTGCGTCGGGCAGGTAGGCGGCATTGCGTTGCTGCCAGCCGGCCAGCGCATCGAGATCTGGCGTGCCGGTGGCGTCGCCGAGACGTTGCCAGGCTTCAACGATGGCCGGGTCCGGTGCCGCGCGTGCGGCCAAAGGCAGTTCACGGCTGGCCAAGCCGGCACGATCGCCTCCCAGCCGGCGGCCTTCATCGATCGGTGGCAGCTCCGGTCCGACCCGGGCCAGGTAGATGCGCTCGGCCTGCTGCACCTGCTTGATGAAGCCCAATGCCTTGTAGGCGAACGGCAGCGCCTGCTCCGGGCGGCCCTGGCGCAGCTCGCCCTCGGCCGACCACATCTGGTCCAGCGCGGCCTTCAGCGTGGCGCGGGTATGTGGGTCGAGCAGGGTGGCGGCTTCGGCGTGGTCGTGGGTGTGCCCGTACTCGGAAAGCACATCGGTGGCGCTGCCGAATACCGGCGGCGTATCGGCGTTGGCGCCGCTGCCGCCATGGTCATGGCCATGATCGTCGTGGGCACCGGCCTGTGCGCCATGGTCGTGATCGTGATCATCATCGTGGTCGCCGGCGGCCGGCGTATCGCTGGTGGGCAGGTCGCTGGTCGGCGGCGGCTTCGGTGCACCCTCGCTTTCCTCGCCCAGGAACTGGCCGTAGCGCAGGCGCAGGATGCGCTGGTCGACACCGATCGCATCGCTGCGCTTCACGAAGTCTTCGGCGGCCAGGCTGCGTCGCTGCCGGATCAGCGCTTCGGCGTCGATGATGATCTGCCGCTGGCTGCGGAAATAGGCTGGCAGGGTTTTCTTGATGCGGCCTTCCAGTTCGGCACCGAGTGCCACTTCGGCGCTGGGCAGGCGCAGGATCACGCTGTTGCTGCGGCCGGTCTGCGCCGTCGGCGCGTGGTTGTCACGCACTTCAAGCTGCGCGATCACATCGTTGCCGGGTTGTGCGCCAAGCGCAGCAAGATCAAGGGTATGCGCGAAACGTCGCGCGGTGGCTTCGCCGCTGCCGGCAAGCGTGACGCTGCGCTTCACGAAGGTGATGTTCTCGCCGCTGCCCTGGGTGGTAGTGATCGACAGCGTTGCCTGCGCGGCCACGCCATAGTCGTCGCTGGCCTCGAAGCGCAGCGCCCACTGGCGCTGCCCGGGCGTGCCTAACACCAGGCTGGCCGCGGGCTCCAGTACGCGCACGCTGGGAGCACGGTCGGCGACCACGTCCAGCCGATACAGACGGGCTTCGGCCAGCGCCGGTTCGCTCACCACGCGGTACAGCGCCGGCGCGCGCGCCACATCGTGGGCCTGCCACTGTCCGTCCTGTGCGCTCAGCGGCAGGCGTCGGCCATCGTGGAACTGCAGCCATGCCTTGTCCGGCGCGCGGTCGAAGCGCAACGACCACGACAGCCGGCTGTCGGCGGCCACCTTGGCATCCAGCGCGTTCTGGGAAAGCGTGGCTTGCCCGGTATAGGCGGGTGCGTCGATGCGCAGGCGCGTCGACTGCAGGTGCAGGGGGCCCGCGGCGGCCGTGCTGCCAGGTGCCGCCGTACGGGCTGGCGCGGAGCTGGGGCTGGAACGTGGCCAGCCGACTGCCAGTGCAACGATGGCCAGGCCTGCGATCCAGCTCAGGGCCAGCGCCCTGCGCGGCCAGCGCGGACGCAGGTCCGGTGTCGTGCGCTCCAGCGTGGCCAGCACGTGCGAGCGTTGGCGCTGCTGCAGCGGATTGAGCCTGGTGGCCTCGGCGAACAGCAGGTCAGCGCTGTCCTCGCTGGCACCGCTGCCATCGAGCTGGCGCTGCAGCCATTGCCGGTCCAGCTGGCGGGCACGTGCGGTGGCGAAGGCCGCGCAGGCGAGAAGGCCGACCGTGCCGACCACGCAGGCGACATCGAAGCCGGCCAGGCGCAGCGCCAGTACCGTTGCGGCCAGCGCCCACGGCAGGCCCAGCAGCAGGGTGATGAGCGCACGGCGGCGGCGCGCGCGTTGCCAGGCGTGCTGCAGGGTGTTCATGCGGCCACCCTGCGTTGGGCACTGCTGGCCATCCAGCGTTCCAGCGCGAACAGCAGCACGATGGCCAGCAACAGCCAAGGCGTCGGCTCACGCGGCGGTGGTGTTACAGCAGGCAACGCGGCCCGGTGCGGCGCTTGGTCACGTGCATCGCCCAGCCGCGGAGCCGTGGGCGGCTGTAGCGCCAGCAGCAGGGCACGTGGCAACTGCGGATCGCGCAGCGCAGCGTTGCTGGCGGCATTCCAGTCGCCGGGCAACGACAGCAGTTGGCCTTGGCCGATGCGTTGCTGCCATAGCAGCGGTACGCCCTCGGCGTCGCGCAACAGGATGCGGGCGCTGGCAGCAGGCTTGCCGGCACTCATGACAAGACCGCCGTCGCGCAGCCACGCCTGCCAGTTCGCCGGCAGTGCATCGTTGCGGCTCCACACGCCAATCTCGCCGCGTTCGGGCACAACATCCTCCGCCAAGGGCGAGGGCAGTGCCTGCACGCCCCACGCGCGCTGCAGTGCGTTCAACCAGTGCTGGGTAGTGGCGGATGCCTCGCCGTGCACGCGTAGTCGAGGCAGTGCCACTGCCGTCTGCGGCGGTGTGACCGGCATCGGCTGCGTGTGCCATTGCACGTCGCGCGACAGCTGCAGGCGGGCGCCATCCAGGCCAGGCAAGGGATCGGGAACGTGCACGGTCAACGCGGTGCCCGCGGGCAGCTGTGCGTCCAGTTCACGCAACAGGCTGGGCAGCGATGCGCTGGATACCGGTGGCGCATGATCGATGGCGGGGAAGCCGGGTGCCAGCCAGTGCCAGTTGCCCTCTTCGGCGGTGCCGCGCAGTGCGGTCGCGTCCAACCCCGGTGCCACGACCGTCCACGCCGCGGGGAGCGGGGCAGGGCCGGTCAACGCTGGCCGCGCCAGCAACAGGGCCAGCGCGGCCAGCAACAGCAGGCGCACCAGCAGCAGCGGCCAATCATCAAAGTGGATGCGCTGGCGCGGCCGGATCTGTGTGCGCAACCAGCGCAGCGCAGCGAAATCCAGCGGCGTATACGGATGGCGCCGGGCGAGGTGGATCAGCAGCGGCAGCAGCCAGGTGGCCAGCGCCGCCAGGCCCAGCGGGAACAACAGGTTCATGCGCCGCTCCCACGGCCGAACAGCGCCTGCAGCGGTTGGTCCAGCGGCTGGTCGAGCCAGCCGCTGGCATGGGCGATGCCCCCGGCCTGCAGCCGCGCCTGCAAGGCGGTGCGTGCAGCGGCAAAGCGCTGCAGGTAGTCGGCGCGGATCGCCGCGCCGTCGCCCAGCAGTTCGTCGCCGGTTTCGGGATCGCGGAAACGATGGCCGGCATCAAACGGGAAATCCCGCTCGTCGGCCGTCAGGATCTGCAGCAGCCCCACCTCGCGGCGCGCGCTGGCCAGCTGTTCCAGCAGGACGATGCCCGCCTCATCGAAACCATCGCCGATCGCCAGCAGCAGGTCGCCCGGGCGCACGCGCTCCCACAGGGGGCGCAGTCGATCGGCGGCGGGCCAGCTGCCGCGCGCCTGCAGCGCATGCAGCTGCAGATGTACCCGGTCGCGCTGTCGCGCACCGCTGGCGGCAGGCACCAGTTGAAGCCCATCGCCATTGATCACCAGCAGGCCAAAGCGGTCACCCTGCTGCAGGGCCAGTTCGACCAGGCAGGCGGCCACGCCGCGCATATGGTCCAGGCGCGTGCGCTGCGGTGCTGCGCGATCGGCCTGGTTGGCCGAGGCGGTGGCATCGAGCAGCAGCCAGGCCGTGATCGGGCTTTCGCGTTCCGATTCGCGCACGAAGAAGCGATCCGAACGCGCGTACAGCTTCCAATCGATCTGGCGCAGCTCGTCACCCGGCTCGTAGGCACGGTACTGCGCGAACTCAAGGCCGGCGCCGCGGCTGCGGCTGGCATGCTGGCCGATGCCGCTGCCACCACTGGCCAGGCGTGGCCGCAGACGCAGCATGCGCAGGCGCGCACGCAGTTCCGGTGGCAACGTCAGCGGCATGCCTGCACTCACGCCTGGATCAACCCGGGAACGGCACGGCCTGCAGCAGGGCGGCGACCACGTCGTCGGCACGCTTCTGCTCGGCCTCGGCGGCGAACGACAGCAGCAGGCGGTGGCGCATCACCGGTGCGGCCAGCGCCTGCACATCCTCGCGGGTGGCAGCGAAGCGGCCCTGCAGCAGGGCGCGTGCTTTCGCCGCGAGCACCAGCGACTGCCCGGCACGCGGGCCGGCACCCCATTTCACCCACTGGTTGATCGCGGCCGGCGCGCCATCGCCGGGCCGGCTGGCGCGCACCAGGCGGGTGATCCAGGCCAGCACGTCGGGGCTGACATGCACCTGGCGCACAGCGGCCTGCAAAGCGATCACCGCCTCGGCGTCCATCACCTTCGGTACTGCGTCGGTGGCGCCGCCGGTGGTCTGTTCCAGGATCTGGCGTTCCTCGTCCTCGCTGGGGTAATCCACCAGCACGTGCAGCAGGAAACGGTCCAGCTGCGCTTCGGGCAGTGGG from the Stenotrophomonas maltophilia genome contains:
- a CDS encoding DEAD/DEAH box helicase — protein: MAYELAKRTADAEQKLATRDGLPARDGALLSARLQRRYQDRITGSFAIPGREGRYAPIPDAVPPALAAALKARGIEQLYSHQAEAWEASQRGEHVAIVTPTASGKSLCYTLPVVSAAMQDKAKALYLFPTKALAQDQVAELLELNRAGDLGVKAFTFDGDTPGDARQAIRLHGDIVVSNPDMLHQAILPHHTKWAQFFENLRYIVIDEVHTYRGVFGSHVTNVLRRLKRICAFYGVQPQFILCSATIGNPQAHAEALIEAPVTAITESGAPSGPKQVLLWNPPVINPDLGLRASARSQSNRIARIAIKSGLKTLVFAQTRLMVEVLTKYLKDIFDHDPRKPPRIRAYRGGYLPTERRETERAMRAGNIDGIVSTSALELGVDIGSLDVVILNGYPGSVAATWQRFGRAGRRQQPALGVMVASSQPLDQYVVRHPDFFAEASPEHARIAPDQPLILFDHIRCAAFELPFRVGDGFGPIDPEVFLEALAETEVIHREGERWEWIADSYPANAVSLRAVADGNFVVVDRSDGRQQIIAEVDYSAAALTLYEGAIHMVQSTPYQVETLDWEGRKAYVTRTHVDYYTDSIDFTKLKVLDRFDGGVAGRGDSHHGEVHVVRRVAGYKKIRYYTHENIGYGPVNLPDQELHTTAVWWQLPQALLLRAFASKQDALDGFLGAAYALHIVATVAVMADARDLQKSVGNGDGSWFAIADQSGRGQLRGSEGDPGVVELLQEFVPTVYLYDNFPGGVGLSEPLWQRQAELVQRARELVQRCDCKAGCPACVGPVLAAQEEDETSPRALALRVLDLFDAEACQHVPDVVVTIRDPMELLAP
- a CDS encoding BatA domain-containing protein; protein product: MNLLFPLGLAALATWLLPLLIHLARRHPYTPLDFAALRWLRTQIRPRQRIHFDDWPLLLVRLLLLAALALLLARPALTGPAPLPAAWTVVAPGLDATALRGTAEEGNWHWLAPGFPAIDHAPPVSSASLPSLLRELDAQLPAGTALTVHVPDPLPGLDGARLQLSRDVQWHTQPMPVTPPQTAVALPRLRVHGEASATTQHWLNALQRAWGVQALPSPLAEDVVPERGEIGVWSRNDALPANWQAWLRDGGLVMSAGKPAASARILLRDAEGVPLLWQQRIGQGQLLSLPGDWNAASNAALRDPQLPRALLLALQPPTAPRLGDARDQAPHRAALPAVTPPPREPTPWLLLAIVLLFALERWMASSAQRRVAA
- a CDS encoding DUF58 domain-containing protein, with product MSAGMPLTLPPELRARLRMLRLRPRLASGGSGIGQHASRSRGAGLEFAQYRAYEPGDELRQIDWKLYARSDRFFVRESERESPITAWLLLDATASANQADRAAPQRTRLDHMRGVAACLVELALQQGDRFGLLVINGDGLQLVPAASGARQRDRVHLQLHALQARGSWPAADRLRPLWERVRPGDLLLAIGDGFDEAGIVLLEQLASARREVGLLQILTADERDFPFDAGHRFRDPETGDELLGDGAAIRADYLQRFAAARTALQARLQAGGIAHASGWLDQPLDQPLQALFGRGSGA